The window AGTTGATCGTGGCGATCAGCATGCCCAGCGTCGTGTTGGACAGCGCGATCCACTTGTACCGCGGCCCCAGTTCCGCGATCGAATACGTCCGGCGTTCCGCCACTGTGCAACCCTTCTGCTCGCAAAGTCCCTTAGCTAGGCTAAGCAACTTGCTTGCGTATGGCAACCAAGTTGGGGAATCACCTGGGAGAGCATGATCACACTCGCTTGACTGTCCTTTGTGGAGTCTTTACTTGAAGTGGCCGGGTGCCGGGTCGGGCGCGCTTCGGCCTGGGGACAGCTCGAGCGGGCTGTGGACAACTCCGTCGCGCCGGCCGGGAACTGTCGGTGCCCTCCGGTAACGTCGAAACCGGGGGTCCCCCTCACGGCCCGAGGGATCGAAGGCGGGTCAGCGCAGCAGCTTGCCCAAGGTGGCCACCCCGTCGGCGATCTCCGTCGCCGTCCGGGCCGCGTAGCCCAGGACCAGCCCAGGGCGTCCCGGGAGCTGCCGGTGCCACGACAGCGGCTGCACCTTCACCCCCTCCGCCAGCGCGGCCGCCGCCAGCGCGACATCGTCCAGGTCCGCGCCGAACGTGATCGTCAGGTGCAGGCCCGCGGCCGCGCCGTGCACCGTCGCGCCCGGCAGCGAGGATGCCAGCGCGCGGATCATCGCGTCGCGGCGACGGCGGTGGCGCGCCCGGACCACCCGCAGCTGCCGCTCCAGCTCGCCCGTCGCCATCAGCCGGGCCAGGACCAGCTGCGCCAGGACCGGGTTGCCCAGGTCCGCGAACCGCTTCGCCGCCACCAGGTCGTCGCGGAACCGAGCGGGCGCCAGCAGCCAGCCGACGCGCAGCGCGGGCGCCAGGAGCTTCGAAACGCTGCCCGTGTAACACACCTCCGGCAGCATCGACCGGACCGCGGGCACCGGCGCGCGGTCGTAGCGGTGCTCCGCGTCGTAGTCGTCCTCCACGACGATGCCGCCCGCGGCCGCCCAGCGCATCAGGGCGCGGCGGCGCTCGCCGCCCAGCACCACGCCCATCGGGAACTGGTGGGCCGGCGTCAGCAGCACCGCCGGGGCACGCAGGGCGTCGACGCGCAGGCCGTCGTCGTCCACCGGGACCGGCGGGGTCGCCAGGCCGCAGTGGTGCAGGTGCTGGCGCGCGCCGAGCGAGCTGGGGTCCTCGACGGCGATCTCGTCGACGCCGCGCTGCCGCAGCACGTCCCCCACCAGCGTCAGCGCCTGCGCGACGCCGGCCACCACGATGATCTCGCCGGGGTCGACGCGGATGCCGCGGTTGCGGGCCAGCCAGTGCGACACCTCCAGCCGCATCGCCGGCGCGCCCCGCGGGTCGCCGTAGCCGAAGTGCGACGGCGCCAGCTCGTCGAGGACCGCGCGCTCGGCTCGCAGCCACGCCGCGCGCGGGAACGCCGTCAGGTCCGGGACGCCCGGGGTGAGGTCGATCCGGGCCGCCGCCGCGCGGACCGCGTCGAAGACGTCGGCGCCCGGCATCGGCGTGATCACCTTCGACGGCGGCCGGACGCGCGCGGGTTCGGGAGCGAGCACCGGCGCGGCCACCACCACGGTGCCCGCCCGGCCGCGGCCCGCCGCGTGGCCGTCGTCGATCAGCCGCTGGTAGGCCTCGGTGACGACCCCGCGCGACACCCGCAGGTCCGCGGCCAGGACCCGGGACGCGGGCAGGCGGCCGCCGACCGGCAGCCTGCCGTCGGCGACGGCGGCGCGCAGCTGCCCGGCGAGCCAGTCCGCGAGCCCGCCCGGCGGCGCCTCGCGGACGTCGAGCTGGAGGAAGTCCGACCCTATGGACCCCTCCGGCAGCGACGTTTTGGCTCTGTCCATCGAGCCATTGTCGCAGCACGCTGGTCTGGTGACCACCACATACGTGCACGGGTACACCGAACCCGAGGCCCGCCGCCTGGGCGATCAGGCCGACACGCTCGCCGCGCTGTTGCACGCCGGGACGGCCTACCCCGCCGGGAGCCGCGTGCTGGAGGTCGGCTGCGGCGTCGGCGCCCAGACCGGCCACCTCGTGGCCCGCAGCCCCGGCGCGCACCTGACCGCGGTCGACGTCTCCGCGGACTCCCTCGACCAAGCGAGACAGCGGGTCCCGGGCGTCGACTTCCGCCGGGCCGACCTCTTCGACCTCGACGGCGAATGGGACCACCTCTTCGTCTGCTTCGTGCTCGAACACCTGCCGGAGCCGGGGAAAGCGCTGGCGCACCTGATAACCCTGCTGCGGCCGGGCGGGACGATCACCGTGCTCGAAGGCGACCACGGCTCGGCGTTCTTCCACCCGCGCAGCGAGCACGCCCAGGCGGCGATCGACTGCCTGGTGCGCCTGCAGGCCGACGCGGGCGGTGACGGCCTCCTGGGACGACGGCTCTACCCGTTGCTCGCCGACGCCGGTTTCGGCGACGTCGAGGTCGAACCGCGGACGGTGTACGCCGACGCGTCGAAGCCCGCTCTGGTCACCGGTTTCACCCGCGACACGTTCATCGCGATGGTCGAGGGTGTCG of the Amycolatopsis sp. NBC_01488 genome contains:
- the pdxR gene encoding MocR-like pyridoxine biosynthesis transcription factor PdxR, which encodes MDRAKTSLPEGSIGSDFLQLDVREAPPGGLADWLAGQLRAAVADGRLPVGGRLPASRVLAADLRVSRGVVTEAYQRLIDDGHAAGRGRAGTVVVAAPVLAPEPARVRPPSKVITPMPGADVFDAVRAAAARIDLTPGVPDLTAFPRAAWLRAERAVLDELAPSHFGYGDPRGAPAMRLEVSHWLARNRGIRVDPGEIIVVAGVAQALTLVGDVLRQRGVDEIAVEDPSSLGARQHLHHCGLATPPVPVDDDGLRVDALRAPAVLLTPAHQFPMGVVLGGERRRALMRWAAAGGIVVEDDYDAEHRYDRAPVPAVRSMLPEVCYTGSVSKLLAPALRVGWLLAPARFRDDLVAAKRFADLGNPVLAQLVLARLMATGELERQLRVVRARHRRRRDAMIRALASSLPGATVHGAAAGLHLTITFGADLDDVALAAAALAEGVKVQPLSWHRQLPGRPGLVLGYAARTATEIADGVATLGKLLR
- a CDS encoding methyltransferase, coding for MTTTYVHGYTEPEARRLGDQADTLAALLHAGTAYPAGSRVLEVGCGVGAQTGHLVARSPGAHLTAVDVSADSLDQARQRVPGVDFRRADLFDLDGEWDHLFVCFVLEHLPEPGKALAHLITLLRPGGTITVLEGDHGSAFFHPRSEHAQAAIDCLVRLQADAGGDGLLGRRLYPLLADAGFGDVEVEPRTVYADASKPALVTGFTRDTFIAMVEGVGETAVAKGLTTEAGWARGIAALYRTTREYGTFHYTFFKATALRTPGGAS